The proteins below come from a single Desulfovibrio sp. Huiquan2017 genomic window:
- a CDS encoding arabinose transporter encodes MHLRCSPASGEACFWRLPVAIFLCYLTVGLPLPVISLFVHQKLGLNSTLVGVAVGIQFLATVSTRGYAGRTADTRGAKRTTLAGMFSCGGAGGFYLLAALLPLPIWPRYAILLVGRLLLGYGESQMLTGVLVWGFSLLGPARAGVVMSWIGMAIYGALAAGAPLGIVIYGQWGFAALGVSTLILPLLSLPLLMRIRATAPSPGDRPPLMKVIGHVWLPCAALFFQGIGFAVIGTFAALYFADNHWAHAGLALTCFGGAFVLVRVFWGKLPDSLGGIKVSMGSFAVETLGLLLLWLAPHPAVAFLGAILTGAGTSLLFPALGVEVVKVVPPNVRGSAMGGFAAFQDIAYAVGGPATGALAAVAGYPSVFLAAAVCAALGLAATEIFRRSLPRGVA; translated from the coding sequence ATGCATTTGCGCTGTTCCCCCGCCTCGGGCGAAGCCTGTTTCTGGCGACTCCCGGTGGCCATATTTCTCTGTTACCTGACCGTCGGGCTGCCCCTGCCGGTCATTTCCCTGTTCGTACACCAAAAACTCGGACTGAACTCCACCCTGGTGGGCGTGGCCGTGGGCATCCAGTTCCTGGCCACAGTCTCCACGCGCGGGTATGCGGGCCGCACCGCCGATACCCGGGGAGCCAAGCGGACCACGCTGGCCGGTATGTTTTCCTGCGGCGGGGCCGGGGGCTTCTACCTCCTGGCCGCGCTGCTCCCCCTGCCCATCTGGCCGCGCTACGCCATCCTGCTGGTCGGACGCCTGTTGCTCGGCTACGGCGAAAGCCAGATGCTCACCGGCGTGTTGGTCTGGGGATTCAGCCTGCTCGGCCCTGCCCGCGCCGGTGTAGTCATGTCCTGGATCGGGATGGCCATATACGGGGCTCTGGCCGCGGGCGCGCCGCTGGGCATCGTGATCTACGGGCAATGGGGATTCGCCGCGCTGGGCGTGTCCACCCTGATTCTGCCCCTCCTGTCCCTGCCGCTGCTCATGCGCATCCGGGCCACCGCACCGTCCCCGGGCGACCGGCCCCCCCTCATGAAAGTCATCGGGCATGTCTGGCTGCCGTGCGCGGCGCTCTTCTTTCAGGGCATCGGGTTCGCGGTCATCGGCACCTTCGCAGCGCTCTACTTCGCCGACAACCACTGGGCACACGCAGGCCTGGCCCTGACCTGCTTCGGCGGGGCCTTTGTCCTGGTGCGGGTATTCTGGGGCAAGCTGCCCGACAGTCTGGGCGGCATCAAGGTGTCCATGGGCTCCTTCGCGGTGGAAACCCTGGGCCTGCTCCTGCTGTGGTTGGCACCGCACCCGGCCGTAGCCTTTCTCGGCGCGATCCTGACCGGCGCGGGCACGTCCCTGCTCTTCCCGGCCCTCGGCGTGGAAGTGGTCAAAGTCGTCCCGCCCAACGTCAGGGGTTCGGCCATGGGTGGGTTCGCCGCCTTCCAGGACATTGCCTACGCCGTGGGCGGCCCGGCCACCGGGGCTCTGGCCGCAGTGGCAGGTTACCCGTCCGTCTTCCTGGCCGCCGCCGTTTGCGCGGCGCTGGGCCTCGCCGCCACTGAAATCTTCCGCCGCTCCCTGCCCCGCGGGGTCGCCTAG